CGATGTCACCGGGCGCCGTACAGAGCGCGACCTCGTCGGCGTTGGCCTCGGCGATCCGGTGCGCGGCCTCGATCATCCGGAGCGTCTCGCGCAGCGCCCCCTCGGGCAGGAACTCCGAGTCGATGAAGACCGGCAGGACCTGGACGTCGATGCCGCCGTCCCGCAACTGCGGGATCCACCGCTCCCGGAAGTACGCGGACCAGACCTCCTTCGGCCGCCGCGCGACCAGCATCAGCAGATCGTTGTGCGCATCCGCCACCACCGCGTCGCGGTGCAGGTCCATCCGTTCCCCCTAGAAGTCAGCGATCAGGTCCAGCGCAGGACGCCCTTGCGGTACGCGTACAACAGGCCGACGGCGACGAACGCCAGGAAGACGAACATCTCGATCAGGGTCGCGACGCCGAGGGTCGCGAAGATCGTCGCCCACGGGAACAGGTAGATCGCGTCCACGGCGAAGATCACGTAGAGGTACGCGAACAGGTAGTACCGGATGTGGACCTGGGCCCAGCCCTCGCCGACCGGGTCGACGCCCGACTCGTACGTCTTGAGCTTGCCCTCGGTCGGATAGGTGACCGTCAGCGCCTTGTTCAGCGCGAACGCGCCGAGCAGCCCGACCAGGCCGAGCGCGACCACCGCGGCGATGACGCCATAGCTGTCCGACACGGGCAGCAGTCTAGGCCCTGTCTGGTGATCCAGCGCCGTAGCGAGGAGGTGCTCGGTGCGGTAGCTCGGCGTGCGGGGCGAAGGTCTCGATGCGGAGCATCGTGGCCTTTGCACCCGTGCGGCGAGGTGCCGTGCCGAGTGCCCCGCAGTAGGCGATGGATTGCCAGACAGGGCCTTAGTTCGTGCAGAGCAGGAGGGAGTCGATGGAGACGTACGGGCCGTAGCCGGAGCGGACGTCGGCGACCTGGAGGCGCAGGCGGGTGACGCCGGTGATGTCGTAGTTCAGCCAGGTCTCGGTCTCCTGCTGCATCCGGACCGAGGTCAGTGGCTTCGTCCCGTTGTGCAGCGACACCCGGACCAGTCCGTCGGTGAGGTTGCCGAGCCAGTTCCGCGAGTACCGGCATCCGGTCGAGTCGACGTCACCCCACACGTACCCGCCCTGGTTCGCCAGCAGGTCCGCCTCGGCCCGCCGCGGCCCTTCCTTCGGCGGTACGACGGTGAACTGCGGCTGCCCCGCTCCGCCCGCGGCGAGCAGCCCCTTCTTGAACATCCCCCGCCACACGTAGTGCTTGAAGCTGATCATCGGCGAGATCGCCGCGGCGTACGGCGCCTGCGGGCCGACCGCGATCCGGTACGTCCGGACCGACCCGGGCTGCACGGTGGTAATCGTCACGCTGCTGCCCGACGAGTACCCGTGCGCGACCTCCTGCCAGCGCTTCAGCGACGGGATCCACTGGTGCAACGGGATCCGGGTGCCGGCCGCGGGCGCCGGCGACAGCGTCCCGACGACCGTGATCACGCCCTTGGTCGCGTCCGTCGTACGGATGCTGGAGATCTTCGCGGTCCGCGCCGGCGACGGGACCGCGGACGCGATCGGGACAGCGCAGCCCAGCATCAGCAAAGTCAGCAGTCCGATCAGCACACGACGCATGAAGCAACTCCCTGAATCCACAGCTAGATGACGCCACCCTGCCGGTTCTCACTCCGGATCGCAAGCGAGCGCTTGCACACGGTGATCCCGGCCTGTTTCGCCCCTACCCGACCGGATCACCTTGTAACACCGCGTCCCAGGCTGTGGACCACCGGGGCTTCCGCATGATTCCGTACAAAGGGCGAACTAATATTGGGGTTATCGCCCTGACGGGGGGATCGACCTGTCACCCACAAGGTGGCCGGACGACCCAAGCTTCGACTTGGAGATGAACAGAACAGTGACCATCGAGGTCAAGCAGCTCGACCGCGTGGTGATCCGCTTCGCCGGCGACTCCGGCGACGGGATGCAACTCACGGGGGACAGGTTCACAGCGGAAACGGCATCGTTCGGCAATGATCTGTCGACCCTGCCCAACTTCCCCGCAGAGATCCGGGCACCAGCCGGAACCCTGCCGGGAGTGTCGTCGTTCCAGCTCCACTTCGCCGACCACGACATCCTCACGCCGGGTGATGCGCCCGATGTGCTGATCGCCATGAATCCGGCGGCGCTGAAGGCGAACCTCAAGGACGTGCCGCGGGGCGCGACCCTGATCGTGGACACCGCGGACTTCACCGCGCGCAACCTGAAGCGGATCGGGTACGACGAGAACCCGCTGGAGACCGGTGAGCTGGACGGCTATCACGTCGTACCGCTGAACCTGACCGGCATGACGGTGGAGTCGGTCAAGGAGTTCGGCCTCAGCCGCAAGGACGCGTCCCGGGCGAAGAACATGTACGCGCTCGGCCTGGTGTCCTGGCTGTTCCAGCGGCCGGTCGAGTCGACGATCACGTTCCTGCAGACCAAGTTCGCGTCCAAGCCGGACATCCGCGACGCGAACATCGCGGCCTTCCGCGCGGGCTACAACTTCGGTGAGACCGCCGAGGAGTTCTCGGTCCGGTACGAGGTGAAGCCGGCCCACATGGCCACCGGTACCTACCGGAACATCTCCGGCAACCTCGCGCTGGCGTACGGCCTGGTGGCAGGCGCCCAGCGGGCCGGCTTGCCGCTGGTCCTCGGTGCGTACCCGATCACCCCGGCGTCCGACGTACTTCACGAGCTGTCCAAGCTCAAGCGGTTCAACGTCACCACGATCCAGGCCGAGGACGAGATCGCCGGTGTCGGCGCCGCCCTGGGCGCGTCGTTCGGCGGCGCCCTAGGCGTCACCACGTCGTCCGGACCCGGGATCAGCCTGAAGTCCGAGACGATCGGCCTCGGCGTGATGCTCGAGCTGCCGCTCGTGGTCTGCGACATCCAGCGCGCCGGTCCGTCCACGGGTATGCCGACCAAGACCGAGCAGGCCGACCTGCTGCAGGTCATGTTCGGCCGCAACGGCGAGGCGCCGCTGCCGGTGATCGCCGCCCAGTCCCCCGCGGACTGCTTCGCGATCGCGGTCGAGGCGGCCCGGATCGCGATCACCTACCGCACGCCGGTGATCGTGCTGTCCGACGGCTACCTGGCGAACGGTTCCGAGCCGTGGAAGATCCCGGTCATCGAGGACCTGCCGACGATCGACCCGGACTTCACCGTCGAGCCGAACGCGACCGACGACAAGGGCGCCCCGAAGTACCTCCCCTACCTGCGCGACCCGGAGACCCTCGCCCGTGCCTGGGCGGTTCCCGGTACGGCGGGCCTGGA
This Kribbella sp. NBC_00482 DNA region includes the following protein-coding sequences:
- a CDS encoding NADH-quinone oxidoreductase subunit A; the protein is MSDSYGVIAAVVALGLVGLLGAFALNKALTVTYPTEGKLKTYESGVDPVGEGWAQVHIRYYLFAYLYVIFAVDAIYLFPWATIFATLGVATLIEMFVFLAFVAVGLLYAYRKGVLRWT
- a CDS encoding 2-oxoacid:acceptor oxidoreductase subunit alpha, with translation MNRTVTIEVKQLDRVVIRFAGDSGDGMQLTGDRFTAETASFGNDLSTLPNFPAEIRAPAGTLPGVSSFQLHFADHDILTPGDAPDVLIAMNPAALKANLKDVPRGATLIVDTADFTARNLKRIGYDENPLETGELDGYHVVPLNLTGMTVESVKEFGLSRKDASRAKNMYALGLVSWLFQRPVESTITFLQTKFASKPDIRDANIAAFRAGYNFGETAEEFSVRYEVKPAHMATGTYRNISGNLALAYGLVAGAQRAGLPLVLGAYPITPASDVLHELSKLKRFNVTTIQAEDEIAGVGAALGASFGGALGVTTSSGPGISLKSETIGLGVMLELPLVVCDIQRAGPSTGMPTKTEQADLLQVMFGRNGEAPLPVIAAQSPADCFAIAVEAARIAITYRTPVIVLSDGYLANGSEPWKIPVIEDLPTIDPDFTVEPNATDDKGAPKYLPYLRDPETLARAWAVPGTAGLDHRIGGLEKEDKTGNISYDPANHDLMIRTRQAKVDGIAVPSVEVDDPDGAAKVLVLGWGSTYGPIGAAVRRVRKVGGKIAQAHLRHLNPFPSNLGDVLKSYDKVLVPEMNLGQLAMLLRAKYLVDVVSYAQVRGMPLGAAELAEVIGNLVEETEGIDDDARHLGAAAAAVKHGEALHTQANGQSNGQLHHPEGAR